A genomic region of Bactrocera dorsalis isolate Fly_Bdor chromosome 3, ASM2337382v1, whole genome shotgun sequence contains the following coding sequences:
- the LOC105230551 gene encoding uncharacterized protein LOC105230551 isoform X1 produces MEQFEQLLTCCVCLDRYRIPKLLPCQHSFCMEPCMEGLVDYVRRQVKCPECRAEHRIPYNGVQAFPTNVTLQRFLELHIEITGELPDPTSGQIMERCSVCSEKSYLSYCAHCEKKICEDCKSAHMDILRREITRFNSQIRRSLHRLQDTLAIIEKNSVSLQTNCVGVTEEIDEICRRITKAIKDRTDQLRGEVDRYLTIEMRNLTTLRENLDHEIQNISSNCDIVDKYMNETVEWDDCELMDTKEIFLKTVEFLRHFEYENTDYTRRVRFLVSIDPNQLVLNLASFGDLNIAPHSQPSGSVSSSHLAPPSGLQPGLMRSKSDHRLATQFRQQEERVGYNDEPVLGGRKFGERPVRANNDRYGDGNSRYGRGTDYDYENEYDNDQTPSRPGKSSRFRSRFVRSHQNDDSDSEQQQAQRQQELEKKKDRVLSGEDVSRGQLSGIIRLSDCARVIQRLADIGKEKKEKKSDTAAQAAVQAAIQAQKASMQRPKQGAQRQVSEDDEISRIKRQNKNAPGGTATQATAANTTAQTTESERPAADRVAALKRTGVPQGTSEESDSSNHASPVRRTPPPRAESKAPVSAQVAAVKKTTRSGSSDSTASTESSTSSAAAAAPSSTRARESPARSRATPASSAVTANSNSTPTTEKKPFVSRFLPQHSSAAASNEKKKAESESSSEEETSSEESEDEVDTKSKSTAATSSSLAAKSQVGSSALSSSGAGSSSGASSYRERLEARRNSRDDASSRPSSSYATPSSSGTSGYGSSSRQRTVPAPHHAHDSDDRYGSGSAASGSSYTSRFLNKSKSSAIVSQPSLSTPTASFDEDANGTGDDSDSRYGTGRSRYLAMKERRSRLARSRSSHALGNEDDDLDEPVSPTTASPSAYLASRYSGYGGTDLARSRSSHALKSRDNSPITDRSTASARSAIVTAAGSSTSAAADSKDGEALSSWARYLKNKYGNKSAKDTPSSSSSGASAAPSSSHSHGAGVGGSSSSGSSASRSHASDVSRRLSLGLPLRQANELGSSDDDGSKNGLGSPTSPTVAAAAAGITGVAGTSLRDLYLRKRQQLFQLGGRGSEPGSFTWPRGVAVGPDNSFVVADSSNHRIQVFDSNGIFVKSFGDFGCREGEFDCLAGVAINRIGQYIIADRYNHRIQVLDPQGRFLRAFGSQGITDGKFNYPWGIATDSLGFIYVCDKENHRVQVFQSDGTFVGKFGQLGPLEGELEHPHYIAVSNTNRVIVSDSNNHRIQIFDVNGKVLKTIGSEGSDDGQLKFPRGIAVDDQGYIVIADAGNNRIQIYSPDGTFLKAFGSWGSGRSEFKGLEGVGIMSNGNILVCDRENHRVQVF; encoded by the exons ATGGAACAATTCGAGCAACTTTTGACTTGTTGTGTGTGCCTTGATCGGTATCGCATACCAAAACTGTTGCCATGCCAGCATTCGTTCTGCATGGAACCGTGTATGGAAGGTCTCGTGGACTATGTACGAAGACAG GTCAAATGTCCCGAGTGCCGCGCGGAACATCGCATACCATACAATGGAGTACAAGCCTTCCCCACAAATGTAACATTGCAGCGTTTTCTGGAGTTACACATCGAGATAACCGGCGAGTTGCCAGATCCAACGTCAG GCCAAATCATGGAGCGGTGCAGTGTGTGTTCAGAGAAGTCATACCTCTCGTACTGTGCGCATTGTGAGAAGAAGATCTGCGAGGACTGCAAAAGCGCACACATGGATATATTGCGTCGTGAGATAACTCGATTCAATTCACAA ATCCGTCGCAGTTTACATCGGCTGCAGGACACTCTCGCCATAATTGAGAAAAACTCGGTCAGTCTGCAAACTAATTGCGTTGGAGTTACCGAAGAGATCGATGAGATCTGTAGACGCATTACCAAGGCGATTAAAGATCGCACTGATCAACTGAGAGGCGAAGTCGATCGCTATCTCACAATTGAGATGCGAAATCTGACAACGCTTAGGGAAAATCTTGATCATGAGATTCAGAATATATCAAGCAATTGCGACATTGTTGATAAATACATGAATGAGACGGTCGAATGGGATGATTGTGAATTGATGGACACGAAAGAGATCTTCCTCAAGACGGTTGAGTTCCTGCGTCATTTCGAGTATGAGAATACCGATTATACACGTCGTGTGCGCTTCCTTGTGTCAATTGATCCGAACCAGCTTGTGTTGAATCTGGCCTCGTTCGGTGATTTAAATATTGCACCACATTCACAGCCCAGTGGTTCTGTCAGCAGTTCACATTTGGCGCCACCTTCGGGTTTGCAGCCCGGTTTGATGCGCTCGAAAAGTGATCACCGACTGGCTACTCAGTTCCGTCAGCAAGAGGAACGGGTCGGTTACAATGACGAACCGGTTTTAGGTGGTCGCAAATTCGGTGAGCGACCAGTACGTGCAAATAACGATCGCTATGGTGACGGCAATAGTCGCTATGGTCGAGGCACCGACTACGATTACGAGAATGAATACGACAACGATCAGACACCGTCCCGTCCCGGAAAGTCATCACGTTTCCGTTCCCGCTTCGTACGTTCTCACCAAAATGATGACTCCGATAgcgaacaacaacaagcgcaacgCCAACAAGAGTTGGAGAAGAAGAAGGATCGCGTACTAAGCGGTGAAGATGTGTCACGTGGACAGCTTAGTGGTATTATACGCTTAAGTGACTGTGCACGTGTTATTCAACGCTTGGCCGATATCGGTAAGGAGAAGAAGGAAAAGAAATCGGATACCGCAGCACAGGCGGCTGTGCAGGCGGCCATTCAAGCACAAAAGGCGTCAATGCAACGTCCAAAACAGGGCGCCCAGAGACAAGTATCCGAAGATGATGAGATAAGTCGCATTAAACGTCAGAACAAGAATGCACCGGGAGGAACTGCCACACAAGCGACTGCTGCAAACACGACTGCTCAGACGACCGAGTCTGAGCGACCAGCTGCCGACCGTGTAGCTGCACTCAAGCGAACTGGCGTTCCGCAAGGAACCAGCGAGGAGAGCGATAGCTCCAATCATGCTTCACCAGTGCGTAGGACGCCACCACCAAGGGCTGAG TCCAAAGCACCCGTATCAGCACAGGTAGCGGCCGTCAAGAAGACAACGCGTTCGGGTAGCAGCGATTCGACAGCATCTACGGAAAGTTCTACCAGCTCTGCTGCAGCTGCTGCGCCAAGCAGCACACGTGCCCGCGAGAGTCCGGCACGTTCGCGTGCTACACCAGCCAGCAGTGCGGTCACGGCGAACAGCAACAGCACGCCAACCACGGAGAAGAAACCGTTCGTAAGCCGCTTCCTGCCACAGCATAGCAGCGCGGCCGCTAGCAATGAGAAAAAGAAGGCAGAAAGTGAATCGAGTAGCGAGGAAGAAACCTCTAGCGAAGAGTCAGAAGATGAAGTCGACACGAAATCGAAATCTACTGCCGCCACTAGTTCTAGCTTGGCGGCAAAGAGTCAGGTCGGTAGCAGCGCACTGTCTTCGTCGGGTGCAGGTAGCTCAAGTGGCGCTTCTTCATATCGCGAGCGTCTGGAAGCGCGTCGCAACTCACGTGACGATGCGTCCTCACGTCCTTCATCCAGCTATGCTACTCCATCCAGCAGCGGCACCAGCGGCTATGGTTCTTCGTCACGCCAACGCACTGTGCCGGCTCCACATCACGCTCACGACTCGGACGATCGTTATGGAAGTGGCAGCGCCGCCTCTGGCAGCAG CTACACAAGCCGCTTTCTAAACAAAAGCAAGAGCAGCGCTATTGTATCACAACCATCGCTCTCCACGCCCACCGCTTCCTTCGATGAGGATGCCAACGGCACTGGTGACGATTCGGACTCACGCTATGGCACCGGACGTTCGCGCTATCTGGCGATGAAAGAGCGACGCAGCCGCTTGGCGCGCAGTCGCTCCTCGCACGCGCTCGGCAACGAAGACGACGATCTGGATGAGCCGGTATCGCCAACAACGGCATCGCCATCTGCTTACTTGGCCTCAAG GTACTCGGGCTATGGCGGAACCGATTTGGCACGGAGCCGATCCTCGCACGCATTGAAATCGCGCGACAACTCACCAATCACCGATCGTAGCACCGCGTCGGCGCGCAGCGCTATCGTAACTGCCGCCGGCTCCAGCACGTCCGCCGCAGCGGACAGCAAAGACGGCGAGGCGTTGAGCTCCTGGGCGCGCTACTTAAAGAACAAGTATGGCAATAAGAGCGCCAAGGACACACCATCTAGTAGCAGTAGTGGCGCCTCAGCAGCGCCATCGTCTTCGCATAGCCATGGCGCTGGCGttggcggcagcagcagcagcggtagCAGTGCCAGCCGTAGTCACGCCAGTGACGTGTCGCGTCGCTTGAGTTTGGGGCTGCCGTTGCGGCAGGCCAACGAGCTGGGCTCATCCGATGATGACGGGTCAAAAAACGGGCTAGGCTCCCCTACCTCCCCTAcggtagcagcagcagcagccggtATAACCGGAGTGGCAGGTACTTCCCTTAGGGATTTGTACTTGCGTAAACGGCAGCAGCTGTTCCAATTGGGGGGACGGGGGAGCGAGCCCGGATCCTTTACATGGCCGCGCGGCGTAGCAGTTGGTCCAGACAATAGCTTTGTAGTCGCCGACTCGTCCAATCATCGCATACAAGTGTTCGATTCGAACGGTATTTTCGTGAAATCATTCGGAGATTTCGGTTGCCGCGAAGGCGAGTTCGACTGCTTGGCCGGTGTGGCGATCAATCGCATTGGACAATACATAATAGCAGACAG ATATAACCATCGCATACAAGTACTCGATCCGCAAGGACGTTTCTTGCGGGCCTTCGGCTCACAGGGCATCACCGATGGCAAGTTCAATTATCCTTGGGGCATCGCCACTGATTCGTTGGGCTTCATTTATGTGTGTGACAAAGAGAACCATCGTGTGcaa GTATTTCAATCGGATGGCACCTTTGTTGGCAAATTCGGCCAACTCGGTCCGCTGGAAGGCGAACTCGAACACCCACACTACATTGCGGTTTCAAATACGAATCGTGTTATTGTATCCGATTCCAATAATCACCGAATTCAG ATCTTTGATGTCAACGGAAAAGTCTTGAAGACAATCGGTTCCGAGGGCTCCGACGACGGGCAGCTGAAGTTCCCACG GGGCATTGCTGTGGATGATCAGGGCTACATTGTAATCGCCGACGCAGGCAATAATCGCATACAGATTTACAGTCCCGACGGCACTTTCTTGAAGGCCTTCGGCTCCTGGGGTTCCGGTCGTTCGGAATTCAAAGGACTCGAGGGTGTTGGCATTATGTCGAATGGAAACATTTTGGTATGCGACCGCGAGAACCACCGCGTGCAAGTCTTCTAA
- the LOC105230551 gene encoding RING finger protein nhl-1 isoform X4 encodes MEQFEQLLTCCVCLDRYRIPKLLPCQHSFCMEPCMEGLVDYVRRQVKCPECRAEHRIPYNGVQAFPTNVTLQRFLELHIEITGELPDPTSGQIMERCSVCSEKSYLSYCAHCEKKICEDCKSAHMDILRREITRFNSQIRRSLHRLQDTLAIIEKNSVSLQTNCVGVTEEIDEICRRITKAIKDRTDQLRGEVDRYLTIEMRNLTTLRENLDHEIQNISSNCDIVDKYMNETVEWDDCELMDTKEIFLKTVEFLRHFEYENTDYTRRVRFLVSIDPNQLVLNLASFGDLNIAPHSQPSGSVSSSHLAPPSGLQPGLMRSKSDHRLATQFRQQEERVGYNDEPVLGGRKFGERPVRANNDRYGDGNSRYGRGTDYDYENEYDNDQTPSRPGKSSRFRSRFVRSHQNDDSDSEQQQAQRQQELEKKKDRVLSGEDVSRGQLSGIIRLSDCARVIQRLADIGKEKKEKKSDTAAQAAVQAAIQAQKASMQRPKQGAQRQVSEDDEISRIKRQNKNAPGGTATQATAANTTAQTTESERPAADRVAALKRTGVPQGTSEESDSSNHASPSKAPVSAQVAAVKKTTRSGSSDSTASTESSTSSAAAAAPSSTRARESPARSRATPASSAVTANSNSTPTTEKKPFVSRFLPQHSSAAASNEKKKAESESSSEEETSSEESEDEVDTKSKSTAATSSSLAAKSQVGSSALSSSGAGSSSGASSYRERLEARRNSRDDASSRPSSSYATPSSSGTSGYGSSSRQRTVPAPHHAHDSDDRYGSGSAASGSRYSGYGGTDLARSRSSHALKSRDNSPITDRSTASARSAIVTAAGSSTSAAADSKDGEALSSWARYLKNKYGNKSAKDTPSSSSSGASAAPSSSHSHGAGVGGSSSSGSSASRSHASDVSRRLSLGLPLRQANELGSSDDDGSKNGLGSPTSPTVAAAAAGITGVAGTSLRDLYLRKRQQLFQLGGRGSEPGSFTWPRGVAVGPDNSFVVADSSNHRIQVFDSNGIFVKSFGDFGCREGEFDCLAGVAINRIGQYIIADRYNHRIQVLDPQGRFLRAFGSQGITDGKFNYPWGIATDSLGFIYVCDKENHRVQVFQSDGTFVGKFGQLGPLEGELEHPHYIAVSNTNRVIVSDSNNHRIQIFDVNGKVLKTIGSEGSDDGQLKFPRGIAVDDQGYIVIADAGNNRIQIYSPDGTFLKAFGSWGSGRSEFKGLEGVGIMSNGNILVCDRENHRVQVF; translated from the exons ATGGAACAATTCGAGCAACTTTTGACTTGTTGTGTGTGCCTTGATCGGTATCGCATACCAAAACTGTTGCCATGCCAGCATTCGTTCTGCATGGAACCGTGTATGGAAGGTCTCGTGGACTATGTACGAAGACAG GTCAAATGTCCCGAGTGCCGCGCGGAACATCGCATACCATACAATGGAGTACAAGCCTTCCCCACAAATGTAACATTGCAGCGTTTTCTGGAGTTACACATCGAGATAACCGGCGAGTTGCCAGATCCAACGTCAG GCCAAATCATGGAGCGGTGCAGTGTGTGTTCAGAGAAGTCATACCTCTCGTACTGTGCGCATTGTGAGAAGAAGATCTGCGAGGACTGCAAAAGCGCACACATGGATATATTGCGTCGTGAGATAACTCGATTCAATTCACAA ATCCGTCGCAGTTTACATCGGCTGCAGGACACTCTCGCCATAATTGAGAAAAACTCGGTCAGTCTGCAAACTAATTGCGTTGGAGTTACCGAAGAGATCGATGAGATCTGTAGACGCATTACCAAGGCGATTAAAGATCGCACTGATCAACTGAGAGGCGAAGTCGATCGCTATCTCACAATTGAGATGCGAAATCTGACAACGCTTAGGGAAAATCTTGATCATGAGATTCAGAATATATCAAGCAATTGCGACATTGTTGATAAATACATGAATGAGACGGTCGAATGGGATGATTGTGAATTGATGGACACGAAAGAGATCTTCCTCAAGACGGTTGAGTTCCTGCGTCATTTCGAGTATGAGAATACCGATTATACACGTCGTGTGCGCTTCCTTGTGTCAATTGATCCGAACCAGCTTGTGTTGAATCTGGCCTCGTTCGGTGATTTAAATATTGCACCACATTCACAGCCCAGTGGTTCTGTCAGCAGTTCACATTTGGCGCCACCTTCGGGTTTGCAGCCCGGTTTGATGCGCTCGAAAAGTGATCACCGACTGGCTACTCAGTTCCGTCAGCAAGAGGAACGGGTCGGTTACAATGACGAACCGGTTTTAGGTGGTCGCAAATTCGGTGAGCGACCAGTACGTGCAAATAACGATCGCTATGGTGACGGCAATAGTCGCTATGGTCGAGGCACCGACTACGATTACGAGAATGAATACGACAACGATCAGACACCGTCCCGTCCCGGAAAGTCATCACGTTTCCGTTCCCGCTTCGTACGTTCTCACCAAAATGATGACTCCGATAgcgaacaacaacaagcgcaacgCCAACAAGAGTTGGAGAAGAAGAAGGATCGCGTACTAAGCGGTGAAGATGTGTCACGTGGACAGCTTAGTGGTATTATACGCTTAAGTGACTGTGCACGTGTTATTCAACGCTTGGCCGATATCGGTAAGGAGAAGAAGGAAAAGAAATCGGATACCGCAGCACAGGCGGCTGTGCAGGCGGCCATTCAAGCACAAAAGGCGTCAATGCAACGTCCAAAACAGGGCGCCCAGAGACAAGTATCCGAAGATGATGAGATAAGTCGCATTAAACGTCAGAACAAGAATGCACCGGGAGGAACTGCCACACAAGCGACTGCTGCAAACACGACTGCTCAGACGACCGAGTCTGAGCGACCAGCTGCCGACCGTGTAGCTGCACTCAAGCGAACTGGCGTTCCGCAAGGAACCAGCGAGGAGAGCGATAGCTCCAATCATGCTTCACCA TCCAAAGCACCCGTATCAGCACAGGTAGCGGCCGTCAAGAAGACAACGCGTTCGGGTAGCAGCGATTCGACAGCATCTACGGAAAGTTCTACCAGCTCTGCTGCAGCTGCTGCGCCAAGCAGCACACGTGCCCGCGAGAGTCCGGCACGTTCGCGTGCTACACCAGCCAGCAGTGCGGTCACGGCGAACAGCAACAGCACGCCAACCACGGAGAAGAAACCGTTCGTAAGCCGCTTCCTGCCACAGCATAGCAGCGCGGCCGCTAGCAATGAGAAAAAGAAGGCAGAAAGTGAATCGAGTAGCGAGGAAGAAACCTCTAGCGAAGAGTCAGAAGATGAAGTCGACACGAAATCGAAATCTACTGCCGCCACTAGTTCTAGCTTGGCGGCAAAGAGTCAGGTCGGTAGCAGCGCACTGTCTTCGTCGGGTGCAGGTAGCTCAAGTGGCGCTTCTTCATATCGCGAGCGTCTGGAAGCGCGTCGCAACTCACGTGACGATGCGTCCTCACGTCCTTCATCCAGCTATGCTACTCCATCCAGCAGCGGCACCAGCGGCTATGGTTCTTCGTCACGCCAACGCACTGTGCCGGCTCCACATCACGCTCACGACTCGGACGATCGTTATGGAAGTGGCAGCGCCGCCTCTGGCAGCAG GTACTCGGGCTATGGCGGAACCGATTTGGCACGGAGCCGATCCTCGCACGCATTGAAATCGCGCGACAACTCACCAATCACCGATCGTAGCACCGCGTCGGCGCGCAGCGCTATCGTAACTGCCGCCGGCTCCAGCACGTCCGCCGCAGCGGACAGCAAAGACGGCGAGGCGTTGAGCTCCTGGGCGCGCTACTTAAAGAACAAGTATGGCAATAAGAGCGCCAAGGACACACCATCTAGTAGCAGTAGTGGCGCCTCAGCAGCGCCATCGTCTTCGCATAGCCATGGCGCTGGCGttggcggcagcagcagcagcggtagCAGTGCCAGCCGTAGTCACGCCAGTGACGTGTCGCGTCGCTTGAGTTTGGGGCTGCCGTTGCGGCAGGCCAACGAGCTGGGCTCATCCGATGATGACGGGTCAAAAAACGGGCTAGGCTCCCCTACCTCCCCTAcggtagcagcagcagcagccggtATAACCGGAGTGGCAGGTACTTCCCTTAGGGATTTGTACTTGCGTAAACGGCAGCAGCTGTTCCAATTGGGGGGACGGGGGAGCGAGCCCGGATCCTTTACATGGCCGCGCGGCGTAGCAGTTGGTCCAGACAATAGCTTTGTAGTCGCCGACTCGTCCAATCATCGCATACAAGTGTTCGATTCGAACGGTATTTTCGTGAAATCATTCGGAGATTTCGGTTGCCGCGAAGGCGAGTTCGACTGCTTGGCCGGTGTGGCGATCAATCGCATTGGACAATACATAATAGCAGACAG ATATAACCATCGCATACAAGTACTCGATCCGCAAGGACGTTTCTTGCGGGCCTTCGGCTCACAGGGCATCACCGATGGCAAGTTCAATTATCCTTGGGGCATCGCCACTGATTCGTTGGGCTTCATTTATGTGTGTGACAAAGAGAACCATCGTGTGcaa GTATTTCAATCGGATGGCACCTTTGTTGGCAAATTCGGCCAACTCGGTCCGCTGGAAGGCGAACTCGAACACCCACACTACATTGCGGTTTCAAATACGAATCGTGTTATTGTATCCGATTCCAATAATCACCGAATTCAG ATCTTTGATGTCAACGGAAAAGTCTTGAAGACAATCGGTTCCGAGGGCTCCGACGACGGGCAGCTGAAGTTCCCACG GGGCATTGCTGTGGATGATCAGGGCTACATTGTAATCGCCGACGCAGGCAATAATCGCATACAGATTTACAGTCCCGACGGCACTTTCTTGAAGGCCTTCGGCTCCTGGGGTTCCGGTCGTTCGGAATTCAAAGGACTCGAGGGTGTTGGCATTATGTCGAATGGAAACATTTTGGTATGCGACCGCGAGAACCACCGCGTGCAAGTCTTCTAA